The Sabethes cyaneus chromosome 3, idSabCyanKW18_F2, whole genome shotgun sequence DNA window ttaaaaaccttttttttttattttgaacaaaaaataaacatttgggcaaccatatatagacaaactatagttgtgcatggttgtgtcaagcggtgtctagacaacacgaattataaaaagaaaccatagtatgtcttgaaatgtcacggaaaactttttgtttaccttcacgctcatgtgatagtgtgtcaaaaacattttctgagcttacagctcattttccggttccggtcatctcagtttaattaaggcctttgtcaaaatcagcaataagtgtagtgactgcacttggtcacagcgtggatggcttcagttttcggatgcaacacccgccatcgagatgcgaccgtgtttggttagaaacgctcagaaatttttggtctgccgttcgccctactgctgattcacatcggagtagcagaacataccaatctgattgataatacggtgccagttacggttggcgtttttttttcatactgttctgcggggtcgattgtatcgagattatactgttggccatcagtttgacatcgtttagtcattcttagcgcaaactagatttggacaaagtctaacaccgtgaatcgatggattggaatacattgcccgaatcaaaacttttatccgaatttgatttgtacaaatttgatgttccacttccttacgaccagcaaaacgcagacaagcacaagagacaactgcgaagctgtaactgtcaaaacgatcagctgctctaatgtcaaaccagagttgccagtgagaaaaagttatcattgttgccagaaacgtgttattttcgttatgtcaaggaagatctctaatgtcaagggagaataaattacaatatttttgttttttaattttttagtgctctgcatctttttaaaaaagaaaaaactatactctggtagtcataatgggaagctttatcgttccttctaaaaaaatcatctttttatcacaaattttaggacccaattggaGACTATCATTGACTTCGGCATGGCGGTACGCAGTTTATGTGACCATCTTGAAGCGGCTGGACAGCAGGATCACCTTTCGAATCCGACTCTGTTGATGGAACTGGTAGAGAAACTTCCCACACACACCAAAATGCAGTGGGCAGATTATTTACAACAACACCCGGTGGTCAATCTGAAAACTTTCGGGGAATTTATGCTAGGAGTCATCACTGCAATTAGCAGAGTTACTATGTACACTGCGGGGAGCAGCGGTCCCCAAAAGCAGAAGCAAAAGGGATCAGTGAACACCCACATCAATGAGACGGAACAGATGCGCGATCCAGCTCGCGAAAATGAGCGTTGGTGTGCTTGTTGCAAGAAGATGGGACATCGAGTCTCGGAGTGTGCCGCTTTCAGATCGTATTCCGTTGACAACCGGTGGAAGTTCGTTCAAAACAATGGGCTCTGCCGTAGTTGTTTGAATGCACACGGTAGGAGAAGTTGCAGAAACGCCACGCAGTGCGTGATTGAAGGGTGTAAATACCGTCACCACCCATTACTCCATTCGAATCGTTCAAGCAGGGACTCGGACCCTGTACAGGATTCCTCGAATGCAGAAAACCACACCCACCGACAGTCCGATCAGTCACTTTTATTTCGTATAATTCCGGTCACTATCTGTGGACCTCAAGCCACCATCGAGACCTTTGCGTTTCTGGACGATGGGTCATCCTTATCACTGGTCGAACATGAGCTGGTTGAGCAACTTGGCATTGACGGATGGACGAAGCCTTTGTGTCTGAAGTGGACAGGAAATGTGACCAGAGTGGAGTCGGAGTCGAAGCAAGTTCGGATCACAATTAGAGGTGCGACTAGTCAGAAGAAGTTCACCCTGAATGATGTTCGTACCGTTAAAGAGCTCACCCTACCGGAACAGTGTCTTCGATACGATGAACTAGCCAATCGGTTCCGTCATCTCAAGGGTTTGCCAATCGTTGGCTACGAGAAAGCCGTACCTCGTCTGCTGATAGGCGTGAATAATTTAAGTCTCACGGTGCCGCTACAGGtgaaagaagacaagaagaaCGAGCCCGTTGCCGTAAAAACCAGATTGGGATGGTGTGTGTTTGGTGGCAGCGACAGAGGAACTACGCACACGCTCCACTACCATGCGTGTGAGTGTGTCAGTGACCAGGACTTACACAGTTTAGTACGGGATTATTTCGCGTTAGATGATGTGGGAGCGAGGCCATCGCCGCAGCTAGAGTCCGAAGAAGACAAGCGGGCCAGAAGAATCATGGAAGGAACGACCGTCCGGGTTGGAGATAAATTCGAAACAGGATTGCTGTGGAGATATGACCATGTTGAGTTTCCAGATAGCTACGGTATGGCAGTCAAGCGCTTCGAATGTCTGGAGCGCAGGATGGTTCGAGATCCCGAACTAGCTGCAAATCTGAGAAAGCAAATAGCCGAGTATCAAGTGAAAGGTTACACACACCGTGCGACTGAAAGTGAACTGTCCCGAGGAGACCCAAAGCGTGTTTGGTATCTGCCGCTAGGAGCGGTAATGAACCCGCGAAAACCAGGAAAAGTTCGATTGATTTGGGACGCGGCAGCTAAAGTGGATGGAATATCCCTAAATTCCATGCTGCTTAAGGGACCAGATCAACTTACGTCACTGCCAGCTGTGCTATCTCGTTTTCGCCAGTACAGAGTGGGAGTTTCTGCAGACATTAAAGAAATGTTCCACCAGATATCGATACGGGAACAGGATCGTCATTCACAACGTTTTCTGTGGAGGAACAACCCAAAGGAAACCCTGGAAACGTTCTTAATGGACGTTGTCACCTTTGGTTCTTCAAGTTCACCGGCGTCGGCACAGTTCGTGAAAAACAAAAATGCCGAGGAGTTCGCGACCCAGTTTCCACGAGCTGTCGAAGCAATCGTAAGAAACCATTATGTCGATGACTTTCTCGACAGCTTCGAAGACGACAAGCAAGCAGCGCGCGTATCTAATGAAACTAGATTCATTCACCAGCAGGGAGGCTTCCAGCTTCGAAACTGGTTATCAAACAGTGCAGATGTGTTGAGAGAGATGAAGGAGGAAGATCCGCAAGATAGCAAGAGCCTTTGCCTGAAACCTACCGAAGGGAGTGATCGAGTATTGGGAATGCTGTGGCTGACGGTGAACGATGAGCTGCAATTCGCCATGAAAATGAAAGACGAGATTCAGCAAGTGATTGATAGCGCAGGACGCCCAACCAAAAGGCAACTACTGAAATGCCTGATGGGAATTTTCGACCCACTTGGTCTTCTAAGTGTTTTTCTAGTCCACGGCAAAATACTTCTTCAGGACGTTTGGCGAGCTGGACTGCAGTGGGATGAGAAAGTACCAGACGATATATTCGAAAGATGGACCAGGTGGACGGGGCTCTTTCCGAAGGTGAGGGACCTGCGGATTCCTCGTTGTTACTTCGCCGGAGCGAACGCGCAACTCTACGAATTTCTTGAGCTCCACGTCTTCGTCGATGCGAGTGAAGTCGCGTTCTCCGCTGTCGCTTATTTCAGGGTGGTCAAACCTAGCGGTGAAGCAGAATGTTCATTAGTAGCTGCTAGAACGAAAGTTGCACCATTAAAACCGTTGTCGATCCCTCGCTTGGAGCTGCAAGCAGCGGTCTTAGGAACCCGCTTGATGTCATCGGTCTTAGAGAGCCACACCGTCGAAGTAAAGCAATGCATTCTATGGAGTGATTCCGCAACGGTTCTAGCATGGCTACGTGCCGATCATCGCCAGTATAAGCAGTACGTGGCTTGTCGTATTGGGGAACTGCTATCTACAACGGATGTTGCACAATGGCGATGGGTTCCCAGTAAGTTGAATCCGGCGGATGCGGCTACGAAGTGGGGAAAATGTCCGTGTCCGGCAGCTGCCGACGTCTGGTTTACAGGACCTGAATATCTTTCGCAACCCGAAGAGCACTGGCCAAAGCAAAGAACATCTTTAATACCTCCAGAAGAAGAGCTACGGTCGTGCTATGTAGTCCAAGAACATCTTATTCCGGACAGGGTTGTGGAATTCAATCGCTTCTCTAAGTGGCGACGTCTTTCAAGAGCTGTAGCGTACGTGCATCGTTTTATTGACAATATAAGTCGTCGACTTCGGGGAGAGCAGCCGGAAATTCTACACCTAACACAGGAAGAGCTGAAGAAAGCGAAGAACAGTCTGATGCGGATGGTTCAGTGGGAAGTATATCCCGAAGAAATGATCGCGTTGTCAACGGGACGAACCGAACTGGCAAAGTCTAGCAGTCTTTTCAAGAAGTCGCCTGCTGTGGATGAGTTCGGAGTGCTGCGGATTGATGGCAGAATTGGAGCTGCCCCGCATACTCAATTCGACACAAGGTATCCAGTGATCCTCCCGAGAAAACATCTGGTTACCGAGCTGATCGTGGACGACTACCACCGTGCGCTTCGTCATGCTAATTCGGAAACAGTAGTGAATGAAATTCGCCAGCATTTCCACATTCCTCGACTGCGAACAGTAGTGAAGCAGGTTGCAACCGCGTGTCGGTGGTGCAAATTGATAAAAGCGACGCCGAAGGTTCCGCGAATGGCCCCACTCCCACCAGCGCGATTAGCATCGTTCGTTCGACCGTTCACTTACACCGGCATTGATTTGTTTGGGCCGCTGGTGGTGAAAGTGGGAAGAAGCGCTGCGAAGCGTTGGATCTGCCTGTTTACCTGTTTAACTACTCGCGCCGTCCACGTTGAGGTTGCATACTCTCTCTCTACGCCCTCGACTGTGAAGTGCATCACGCGTTTCGTTAGCCGTCGCGGTTCACCTGCGGAGATATACTCGGACAATGGTACAAATTTCGTCGGGGCCGCGCGGCTGCTTAGGGAACAGGTCGTAGCTATAAACCATGAATTGGCTGCAACGTTCACTAATACCGATACTAAATGGATCTTCATACCACCGGCAGCACCCCACATGGGCGGAGCGTGGGAGAGGATGGTACGGTCGATAAAAACTGCCATGGAAACTGCGTACTACAATAATAGCAAGCTGGATGATGAAGGATTGGCAACCCTGGTCGTCGCGGCTGAAGCAATTGTCAACAGACGGCCACTTACCTACTTGCCTCTAGATGCTGCTGAAAAAGAAGCCCTGACTCCGAACCACTTCCTGTTAGGGAGTTCCAATGGTGTGCTTCAACCCGCGACAGCATTCACTGACCCTGCGTTGGCACTCAAAAGCTCCTGGTACCAAATTCAACACCAGCTTGACATTTTCTGGAAGCGTTGGATCCGGGAATATCTGCCGATGCTGACAAAGCGAACAAAATGGTTCGGTGAAGTGAAACCTCTCGCGAATGGAGATCTGGTTCTCATAGTAGACGATTCCCAAAGAAACGGCTGGTTGCGTGGACGAATCCTGGAGGCTGTGGCTGGGAAGGACGGGAGAATCCGGCAAGCTATTGTTCAGACCACAAAAGGAATACTGCGTAGACCTGTATCAAAACTGGCTGTGTTGGAAGTTCAGACTGACGGTAAAACTGGCTCTGATGACCAGTGTTACGGGGGGGAGAATGTTGCGCATGGGAACCCTAGCTCCCATAAACAAACTTTGGCCGATAAGGTCGATGCGCCGCGACGTGCTGCTTGACGTGAAGCGTTGACAGACAGTGTGTCAAGCTGACAGAATGTAAAACGGCTTGTCATGACAGGGGAGAAGATAGAACGTAAACAACCTTTATAGTGGCTTGGCAGACGTGCAATTCCTTAACCTACataaaattacttaaaattacGCTAAAAACTAGTGAAAATCTCGTTAAATCTACAATTTATTCAAGTTACCTACTCTTATTTGCTATTTCTAAACTagtaacacagagaacagactaccacgtaatcgacaaaaagtgtgtaaaaggtttttatgtaatctacgagtaatccttcaatagagcacccctcgaacagtaagtggcaaactaaatcttgatgtcgctgccatcgctgctatgtaactccagcacaaagaaatatagataaaggtacatggatatatttttatgtgtttggcaaactatttctggagggcgctaccgacagattttacacacaaaaaatcgattacttccttcgagtctgttaatctgttctctgtgctagtaAGTACCAGAATCaataaaactaaactaaaacctAGGCTAAAATTAAACATGCAATCAATAGTTACAGTTATAACCTACATCTTACGGCTAAATTCATGCGGTTTACACAATAGCGACACTGAAAAATTGTAAGTTACACCTATATTTGTAAATGCTAAATAATGAAACCAAATTATGTTTATAGCTTAAAGCTGCTTGTATCAAAATACATACGTTGCTAAGGAAAGTCAGTGGTCGTTTTTCTTTGTTCCATAACCGCCGGAACacccccagtaaaccatttggtttgtatatctcaattacaactgagatatacgaaatcatatctgaacgaaaaagttatatttcacgccataagcggggtacgctgctgaaaagaaaacagctcaagaaaaaatcttgctatttaccgaagaaattttgacaactccaatgcaagcaaccacctgtcattttttcttgtggtaataattgcgccggatattattccgtacggaaaagtgacgttttaattcacctgcatgtaaaactgcgccatttgaacgtgaaataatatttcttatgaagtgcgtactgcttaagaaatcgtaaacgaaatcgatttcttgagcatttcttgtcctatctttttacccattacttttcagcagcgtaccccgctatataaaaacatatatgtaccaaagtggaggcgatatacgtgcgaaaattttgacaactatttgtaattctattttgcgtagtttttatgacacgcaactaaataatccggaatatatgattaagatataatcaaatattgcaattgtctatcctgctttataattcacagtcatgaattgtatatgaagacacgcacgactgcaaaataacttattgttcacttcgatttgacatactctaatcatacaattccaatgtgaaattgacatgaaaacgatttaatatgaactttctattacgattttgtgttatctgggccgtcagcagtggagatctctgatttcatacctttgttctgccggaccggcggacatggacacataagtaagtaagtaaaggataagccaactgtcaaacagaacgagtgagagttcattttcctatgctgctccagtaaaaaataactctcacccgttctgtttgacagttggcttatccgcccctttcaaatgttaatcGACATTTATGACGAGATTGAGTACATCCcattgacatctctatatcgagctgcagtaaacgtcagcgacagcatgtccggggctcaaaatttgacagcgggcccaaatcagactgctggcagttgagtgaaacgcagtgctgacatgctatctcattttcgcacacacgagatgttggcagcgaaaacatggttgcctgccgatggggtgattGAGTAGTACATAGCTCAATATAGCGCAAAATTTCGTAAGCGTGTTCAATCGGATCGGGTGCTGACATTATTCAGGTAGAAAGAATTGCTATAAAAAACGTAGCGACGACAGCCGAAACTTATGTGCGTGAAGTTTTGTGCTTGGACTCGAGCAGcgaaaatattcagattctgTTTAAACGATTGAAGTGTGTCTGCAATTTTAGgtattaaatttgcaataactcgTCTCTTATTTATAATTGTTTGGCAAACGTACGAAGGAAATGTCTGAAATGACGAGACTACACGGATGTAATATACTCATTATCGGTGACAATGACAACCTCATCAACAAATATGGCCATACCGTAACGATTGTCTGTGGCTACGATCCGCAAGGAATGAGTGTACGCATTTTAAAGGCAGGCACACAACATCAGCTAGAAGAATATCCGGTTAGCGCGAAAACGACCCATCTTAATCATGGTCCCACATCACATATTTTTGTAGCAGGGGGTGAAATGATATATGTCAAGTTTGGCTGTAAAAACGATTGTCAGTTGTTCCGGCAACTGCTACAAAAATTATCCGGAAAGGTTAATTCAGTATTCAACCTCCGTACGGAGGATTCTTCAGCATCACAGTATTTCCAGTTTTATGGTTATCTCTCGCAGCAGCAAAATATGATGCAGGATTTCGTTCGAACCAGTACCTATCAACGAGCGATCTACAGCAATTCGCAGGATTTTCACAACAAAGTCATATTAGATGTTGGTGCAGGATCCGGTAGGTATTTTCTAATTTGTGACATACTTATTGATGGCTTATTTCCGTAAAACTGCCGGTAACTTTTATGTAATTATGTGCCAATAATGTTAAAGTACACATTACGCATTTCTGTTAatctggaaccaaattttgaacaTGGTCCTGTGTGTGCTGGAAAATTAGAAACACATTTCTTGCGAATCGCATACATTGAGCTttcactttcgtttttcttgtcAGTgtttaaaaattattcaaatagtAAAACGTCTTGTCTTCTAGTAAACcgtatattcaaatttgaattataGCTCGAATTATTCCAATTATTGCCATTAGCTAATGAAGTTAGGTTATAtaaatatagcaaaaataataaataaacaaatttgttcaaCCGTTGCAATAATAAAAACATAAGTAAGGCGACAAGAGGTACTTaaattttgatattgatattgctaattgcaaggaaaattgtccaatcaataagtgcgaaatcgctcataaaagtgctattttagtttaaatcgtttcggtctcttcgacgcacttattgcttggaatgtaacgagaAAGTGCGCCAACGATACCGAAACTTTGTACGGTCACTTTGACTcagttttgatttatttgacagtatcgtttcagccgagcaaaatttgacaaaattatatatgggacatttgtagagctagatatttataatctacaattttgctgaataaagttttgctgtatcttctgtagttacagtgctacaatgctagtatctcattagtaactaaatgaacgttcatttagctactaatgaggtactagcgttgtagcaccgtaaaaacaaaagaaacagcaaagctttattcagcaaaattgtagatattaactagttctacaaatgtcccgtgaatcattttgtcaaattttgctcggcagGGACGGGGTCTCCTACGAAAGGCTGAAAATCGAAAGGCTGAAATCTCGAAAGGCTGAAAACCGAAAGGCTGAAATTTCAAAAGGCTGAAAGCTACGATAGGCTGAATATCACGTAAGGCTGAAACATCATAAGGCTGAAAAATATATAAGACTTCGTCTATAAGGTTTGCCAggggaaagcaaagcaaacagaactgttttattcatacgggcgAGTATGTCATAAAACTTTCGCGGCTTTCTGCCTGCTCAAGTGTTcgttatatgctgtccttactcgctaccgctcgttcggactcaactaagggataacccctactagtcagtaaacctaggaaaatgcttgcacctaaatagaggtggtttctgcgggggggctgccccccccccccgcagtggccggcgcttccgacggcgggtcgccggcgaacactcgcggcctgcggccgtctcgcctgaatcatctaggaatgtgtttggcacataaacatGGGATCATTGTAAAAATTTACTGGAACACATTGAAACGAGATGAAAAGCATGCAATGCCTTCTCAGTGCACAGGTTAAGCTTAAATGATACGCTTTCCCCGTTGGACACTATAAAATGTAGTgtaattatttttcataatttataaaaaattatcaaaaattaattaagttttcttcgatttaagttaaaattgtgaaaaattctgaaatttCTGCCTTTAGCATTACATACACATTGTTTATTCAAAGTTTCAGCCATTCGTTATTCAGCCTTTCGAACATTCAGCCTTATGAGATTTCAGCCTTTTGTCCATTCAGCCTTATGTAGGCGTTACTTAGTTTTCAGCCTTTCGAATTTCAGCctttcgtgtttcagccttatGATTTTCAGCCTTATGTTGCTAACCCATCTATTGTTATTTACAAATAAACATTGCTGCTTTGCATGTAAAAAACCTACCAAAACAGAGACAGAGTCgaaagaaaaaatttccgctgctTTTCAATCAGTCAGTTTATTCAATTTTCCACTTTTATTTCATACTGAAAGTGCCGATACTCTGTACACAAGTTTTTCGAGTTCACCAGGCCTTAGAATTCCCTGCTTTTAAGACAATTTTAAAGGAAGCAGGGAGATGAGGGTTCGATAAAAACTTTAAGAGTAATTTGCAATTACGTAACTGACAGCAGTCTGTATAACTGGAAAGGTTGACTGGATCATTCCACGGCAGGTGACGCAAGACGACGCAAGCTTCTCTGAATACGATCAATTGCAAGCATCTGCGTTACGCAAGAAAACCGTGTTGCACTTATTGGATATTATCGGAGATTACAGAACTCAAGGCTAGACAACACATTGTAAATATTATTTTGCATATGACCCATCCCTTTAACATCATTGGATGACATCGTACATTGGTTTCACATTTCTTTACACTTCTACCTACCTTCCCGTATGAAGAATTTTTCTCCACTATGttcgatcctgggctactcatcgccaattcgttgagcgtctcgacacacgcaagtcagcttcaacctggtcgagccatctagcccgTTGGGcacctctattcctggtaccggtggggtttttgaagcgaacggatttcactacacagtcgtccggcatccttgcgacgtgaccggccctcc harbors:
- the LOC128739954 gene encoding uncharacterized protein LOC128739954, which encodes MAVRSLCDHLEAAGQQDHLSNPTLLMELVEKLPTHTKMQWADYLQQHPVVNLKTFGEFMLGVITAISRVTMYTAGSSGPQKQKQKGSVNTHINETEQMRDPARENERWCACCKKMGHRVSECAAFRSYSVDNRWKFVQNNGLCRSCLNAHGRRSCRNATQCVIEGCKYRHHPLLHSNRSSRDSDPVQDSSNAENHTHRQSDQSLLFRIIPVTICGPQATIETFAFLDDGSSLSLVEHELVEQLGIDGWTKPLCLKWTGNVTRVESESKQVRITIRGATSQKKFTLNDVRTVKELTLPEQCLRYDELANRFRHLKGLPIVGYEKAVPRLLIGVNNLSLTVPLQVKEDKKNEPVAVKTRLGWCVFGGSDRGTTHTLHYHACECVSDQDLHSLVRDYFALDDVGARPSPQLESEEDKRARRIMEGTTVRVGDKFETGLLWRYDHVEFPDSYGMAVKRFECLERRMVRDPELAANLRKQIAEYQVKGYTHRATESELSRGDPKRVWYLPLGAVMNPRKPGKVRLIWDAAAKVDGISLNSMLLKGPDQLTSLPAVLSRFRQYRVGVSADIKEMFHQISIREQDRHSQRFLWRNNPKETLETFLMDVVTFGSSSSPASAQFVKNKNAEEFATQFPRAVEAIVRNHYVDDFLDSFEDDKQAARVSNETRFIHQQGGFQLRNWLSNSADVLREMKEEDPQDSKSLCLKPTEGSDRVLGMLWLTVNDELQFAMKMKDEIQQVIDSAGRPTKRQLLKCLMGIFDPLGLLSVFLVHGKILLQDVWRAGLQWDEKVPDDIFERWTRWTGLFPKVRDLRIPRCYFAGANAQLYEFLELHVFVDASEVAFSAVAYFRVVKPSGEAECSLVAARTKVAPLKPLSIPRLELQAAVLGTRLMSSVLESHTVEVKQCILWSDSATVLAWLRADHRQYKQYVACRIGELLSTTDVAQWRWVPSKLNPADAATKWGKCPCPAAADVWFTGPEYLSQPEEHWPKQRTSLIPPEEELRSCYVVQEHLIPDRVVEFNRFSKWRRLSRAVAYVHRFIDNISRRLRGEQPEILHLTQEELKKAKNSLMRMVQWEVYPEEMIALSTGRTELAKSSSLFKKSPAVDEFGVLRIDGRIGAAPHTQFDTRYPVILPRKHLVTELIVDDYHRALRHANSETVVNEIRQHFHIPRLRTVVKQVATACRWCKLIKATPKVPRMAPLPPARLASFVRPFTYTGIDLFGPLVVKVGRSAAKRWICLFTCLTTRAVHVEVAYSLSTPSTVKCITRFVSRRGSPAEIYSDNGTNFVGAARLLREQVVAINHELAATFTNTDTKWIFIPPAAPHMGGAWERMVRSIKTAMETAYYNNSKLDDEGLATLVVAAEAIVNRRPLTYLPLDAAEKEALTPNHFLLGSSNGVLQPATAFTDPALALKSSWYQIQHQLDIFWKRWIREYLPMLTKRTKWFGEVKPLANGDLVLIVDDSQRNGWLRGRILEAVAGKDGRIRQAIVQTTKGILRRPVSKLAVLEVQTDGKTGSDDQCYGGENVAHGNPSSHKQTLADKVDAPRRAA